Proteins encoded together in one Triticum dicoccoides isolate Atlit2015 ecotype Zavitan chromosome 7B, WEW_v2.0, whole genome shotgun sequence window:
- the LOC119336536 gene encoding uncharacterized protein LOC119336536 translates to MLIDHVCGGRTHREATKKIPTRVTFSSSTPGPHPSPSLPPWSSGALHSVLPAGGGSGKRRKATRFMAKSGARKDAAQVRPSATSPPLQHSPGATASSFASRSPQLLFYPGAPTRSSASPSTPPHLYPPLMESSSANPTWRPMYTSAPEGLLSFGQLPLMNPYNFQPQPMHHHEQGYQNMENLHFVGASPHDPFSTPPPPPHSNVSSQSAPTKVDSKKKKRKVKSVDADESGARTAYRLPYTPEEHERLAGAWLECSLNPIDGNGKKSEQFWDDIAALYNTATPSDRKRDRNQLKTEWQRTKKRLAAFHGEWIAVMGVYHSGHNSHDLQKMALEKYERNYHQPFQHLTMWEKIKDDSKWLASYKNMMAKKGNMTETDLPSNMINLEAEERPKAGRDKAKAERAGKGKSGGISQELGERLDKFIEVNNQSKEERQKVIDSQVLLSNQQLETAKINSKTKMLDVYSKMLLADTSKMDDAEKARRAKALSRMEAILFPEEASGD, encoded by the exons ATGCTAATCGATCATGTGTGCGGCGGCCGGACGCATCGCGAAGCAACCAAGAAAATCCCCACCCGTGTGACTTTCTCTTCCTCCACGCCTGGGCCTCATCCTTCTCCCTCCCTGCCGCCTTGGAGCTCCGGCGCCCTGCACTCCGTCTTGCCGGCCGGCGGCGGCTCTGGCAAGCGGCGCAAAGCCACCAGATTCATGGCCAAGTCCGGTGCCCGTAAGGACGCCGCGCAAGTCCGGCCATCGGCCACCTCGCCGCCGCTGCAGCACTCCCCCGGCGCCACAGCAAGCTCGTTCGCCAGCCGCTCTCCACAGCTTCTCTTCTACCCCGGCGCCCCGACAAGATCCTCGGCCAGCCCCTCGACACCACCACACCTGTACCCGCCTCTCATGGAATCCTCCTCAGCCAACCCTACATG GAGGCCGATGTATACCTCTGCACCTGAAGGCCTGCTAAGTTTTGGACAATTACCGCTCATGAATCCTTACAATTTTCAACCTCAGCCAATGCACCATCATGAACAAGGATACCAAAATATGGAGAATTTGCACTTTGTTGGTGCTTCCCCACATGATCCCTTTTcaacaccaccgccaccaccgcacTCTAATGTTTCATCTCAGTCTGCTCCCACCAAAGTTgattcaaagaaaaagaaaaggaaggtcAAGAGTGTAGATGCCGACGAATCGGGAGCAAGGACCGCATATCGTCTGCCCTATACACCCGAGGAACATGAGAGACTG GCAGGTGCTTGGCTGGAGTGTTCACTCAATCCCATTGATGGGAACGGAAAGAAGTCTGAGCAGTTTTGGGATGACATTGCTGCTCTATACAATACTGCCACACCAAGTGACCGCAAAAGAGATCGGAATCAGCTCAAGACGGAATGGCAAAGGACCAAGAAAAGGCTCGCCGCTTTCCACGGTGAGTGGATTGCCGTTATGGGAGTGTATCATAGTGGTCACAATAGTCATGACCTGCAAAAAATGGCGTTGGAGAAGTATGAACGGAACTATCACCAGCCTTTCCAACATTTAACTATGTGGGAAAAAATCAAGGATGATTCAAAATGGCTAGCCTCTTATAAAAACATGATGGCAAAAAAAGGAAACATGACAGAGACCGATCTCCCATCAAATATGATCAACTTGGAGGCCGAAGAGCGCCCAAAAGCTGGTCGTGATAAGGCTAAGGCTGAACGTGCTGGTAAAGGAAAGTCGGGAGGGATCTCACAAGAGCTTGGAGAAAGGCTAGACAAGTTCATCGAGGTTAACAATCAATCGAAGGAGGAGCGCCAAAAGGTGATAGACAGCCAGGTTCTTTTATCAAATCAACAGCTTGAAACCGCAAAGATCAACAGCAAGACAAAAATGTTGGATGTTTACTCCAAAATGCTTTTAGCGGACACATCTAAAATGGATGATGCTGAAAAGGCTCGGCGTGCTAAGGCTTTGAGCAGAATGGAGGCCATATTATTTCCTGAAGAAGCTTCAG GTGATTGA
- the LOC119338255 gene encoding UDP-galactose/UDP-glucose transporter 7-like: MGLEAGEPSSFLSLSSAFSYGVASMAMVFVNKAVIMQYVHSMTLLTLQQLATALFIHFGQVLGMSKRKDLSMATAKKLLPVSIFYNANVAFALASLKGVNIPMYIAIKRLTPLAVLVSGFLRGKGKPSTQVSLSVVCTALGVLVAALGDFSFDLYGYSMALISVFFQTMYLILVEKSGADDGLSSMELMFYNSILSIPFLFFIIVATGEFPHSLSVLSEKTASASFSVILVISLVMGIVLNYTMFWCTIVNSALTTTIVGVLKGVGSTTLGFVVLGGVKVHALNVTGLVINTFGGVWYSYAKYTQKKKLPRRVAPDEESHPHK; encoded by the exons ATGGGGCTGGAGGCCGGCGAGCCCAGCTCCTTCCTCAG CTTATCATCGGCCTTCTCATATGGAGTTGCATCTATGGCGATGGTTTTCGTCAACAAAGCGGTTATTATGCAGTATGTTCACTCCATGACCCTCCTCACTTTACAG CAATTAGCTACCGCACTTTTCATACATTTCGGGCAAGTTCTAGGAATGTCTAAAAGGAAAGATCTCAGCATGGCAACAGCAAAGAAGCTTCTTCCTGTGTCAATTTTCTATAATGCAAATGTCGcatttgctctggcaagcttgaaAGGGGTTAACATCCCTATGTATATTGCAATTAAGAGGCTCACACCCCTTGCCGTTTTGGTGTCTGGGTTCTTAAGGGGGAAGGGGAAACCATCAACCCAG GTGTCGCTTTCAGTTGTCTGCACTGCCTTAGGTGTCCTTGTTGCAGCACTTGGAGATTTTTCTTTTGACTTGTATGGATACAGTATGGCTCTAATATCGGTCTTCTTTCAG ACGATGTATTTGATTCTTGTGGAGAAATCAGGCGCAGATGATGGTCTTTCCTCAATGGAGTTGATGTTTTATAACAGCATATTGTCGATTCCATTTCTGTTTTTCATCATTGTTGCAACCGGAGAATTTCCCCATTCTCTTTCAGTTCTGTCAGAAAAG ACAGCTTCTGCATCATTCAGTGTTATTCTTGTAATTTCACTGGTGATGGGCATTGTTCTCAATTACACCATGTTTTGGTGCACAATCGTAAACTCTGCCTTGACAACCACGATAGTAGGAGTTCTCAAGGGCGTCGGTTCCACG ACCCTGGGTTTCGTGGTGTTGGGAGGCGTCAAGGTGCACGCTCTCAACGTCACCGGGCTGGTGATCAACACGTTCGGCGGCGTGTGGTATTCTTACGCAAAGTATACGCAGAAGAAGAAACTGCCACGAAGGGTCGCACCCGACGAAGAGTCGCATCCGCACAAGTAG
- the LOC119336535 gene encoding cyclic nucleotide-gated ion channel 17-like, whose amino-acid sequence MEYAMFGSRRVDDDTGLRRQRTVRFRDERAKATMPIHQKQAGPAARKLGVGNWGKNRIFVAGQDLRHKRIIDPTSDFILLWNYVFRVSCFVALFMDPLYFYVPKIQYGTDTSCVGKDRHLAITITVFRSVADLFYVIQIVIKFMTAYINPSSKSGVFGRGELVTDPNEIAKKYLRSEFAVDLVASIPVPQIITWSVIPAIKYTWSGHNNDILFLAALFQYILRLYLISSLNSKILKVTGAFSKTAWQGAVSNLLLYMTASHVLGALWYLLSVDRQTACWQKYCATETNCHNKYLSCKVKPDPDWAKSTAIFRTCVASSENPNFDYGMFEPLLSNKAPGHRFLKKYLYCLWWGLQNLSCYGQTLTVSTYIGETLYAIFLAVLGLVLFAHLIGNVQTYLQSITARVEEWRVKQRDTEEWMKHRQLPRELRERVRRFIHYKWLATRGVDEASILKALPADLRRDINRHLCLDLVRRVPFFSQMDDQLLDAICGRLVSSLSTKGTYTVREGDPVTEMLFIIRGKLESSTTDGGRTGFFNSIILKSGDFCGEELLGWALVPRPTVNLPSSTRTVKALVEVEAFALQAEDLRFVASQFRRLHSRKLQHTFRYYSHHWRTWAACFIQATWRRHKRRKLAKDLMMRESFSSMRSYEDGDSGGSFSEHGLSMKIMAAARKGSDSHRELPKFRKPSEPDFSVEHDD is encoded by the exons ATGGAGTACGCCATGTTCGGGTCCAGGAGGGTCGACGACGACACGGGGCTCAGGCGCCAGCGGACCGTCAG ATTCCGCGACGAGAGGGCAAAGGCAACGATGCCTATTCACCAGAAACAGGCTGGTCCAGCTGCTCGCAAGCTCGGCGTGGGGAACTGGGGGAAGAACAGGATTTTCGTAGCAGGACAGGACCTTCGCCACAAGAGGATCATCGACCCCACGAGCGATTTCATCTTGTTATGGAACTACGTTTTCCGCGTCTCGTGCTTCGTCGCTCTGTTCATGGACCCTCTCTACTTCTATGTGCCTAAAATCCAATATGGCACAGACACTTCATGCGTCGGGAAAGATAGACACCTGGCTATCACCATTACCGTCTTCCGATCGGTTGCAGATCTCTTTTACGTCATCCAAATTGTGATAAAGTTCATGACTGCTTATATTAATCCGAGCTCCAAGTCCGGGGTTTTCGGCAGAGGAGAGCTGGTTACAGACCCTAATGAAATCGCAAAGAAGTATCTCAGATCTGAATTTGCGGTTGATCTAGTGGCTTCAATACCTGTACCACAG ATTATTACTTGGTCCGTGATACCAGCTATTAAGTATACTTGGTCTGGGCATAATAATGACATACTGTTCCTGGCTGCTCTTTTTCAGTACATTCTGAGATTATATCTCATATCTTCCTTGAATAGCAAAATTCTTAAAGTTACTGGAGCTTTTTCGAAGACTGCCTGGCAGGGTGCTGTGTCCAATCTGCTATTATATATGACTGCTAGCCAT GTTTTAGGAGCATTGTGGTACCTGCTGTCTGTTGATCGCCAGACTGCATGCTGGCAAAAATACTGCGCTACTGAAACTAATTGCCATAATAAATACCTGTCTTGCAAGGTAAAGCCAGATCCAGATTGGGCAAAGAGTACTGCTATCTTTAGGACCTGTGTTGCTAGTAGCGAAAACCCAAATTTCGACTATGGTATGTTTGAGCCTTTGTTATCGAACAAAGCTCCAGGCCATAGATTCCTGAAGAAGTACCTGTATTGCCTTTGGTGGGGCTTACAAAATCTAAG TTGCTATGGCCAGACTTTGACTGTAAGTACCTATATTGGTGAGACATTGTATGCCATATTCTTGGCGGTGCTTGGTCTCGTTTTGTTTGCCCATCTGATTGGGAATGTTCAG ACGTACCTACAATCTATCACTGCAAGGGTTGAGGAGTGGAGAGTAAAGCAAAGAGATACCGAAGAGTGGATGAAACATCGCCAACTTCCTCGTGAACTACGGGAAAGGGTGAGAAGATTTATTCACTACAAGTGGCTTGCAACTCGAGGTGTGGATGAAGCATCTATATTGAAGGCCCTGCCTGCGGATCTTCGCCGTGACATCAATCGTCACCTTTGCTTGGATCTTGTTCGCCGG GTGCCGTTCTTCTCCCAAATGGACGACCAACTCCTGGACGCCATCTGCGGGCGCCTCGTCTCGTCCCTGAGCACCAAGGGCACGTACACGGTCCGCGAGGGCGACCCGGTGACCGAGATGCTCTTCATCATCCGCGGGAAGCTGGAGAGCTCCACCACCGACGGCGGCCGGACGGGCTTCTTCAACTCCATCATCCTCAAGTCCGGCGACTTCTGCGGCGAAGAGCTGCTCGGATGGGCCCTGGTCCCAAGACCGACAGTGAACCTGCCGTCGTCTACCAGGACGGTGAAGGCGCTCGTCGAGGTGGAGGCGTTCGCCCTCCAAGCCGAGGATCTCCGGTTCGTGGCCAGCCAGTTCAGGCGGCTCCACAGCAGGAAGCTGCAGCACACGTTCcggtactactcccaccactggaggACTTGGGCGGCCTGCTTCATCCAGGCCACCTGGCGCCGCCACAAGCGGCGGAAGCTGGCCAAGGACCTCATGATGAGGGAGTCCTTCTCCTCCATGCGATCATATGAGGATGGCGACAGCGGTGGCTCCTTCAGCGAGCATGGTCTGTCGATGAAGATCATGGCCGCAGCCAGGAAAGGGTCTGATAGCCACAGGGAGCTGCCTAAGTTCCGGAAGCCCTCGGAGCCGGACTTCTCAGTGGAGCACGACGACTAG